The genomic region TTTAACAATGTTAAGTCTTGATAAAAAAAGAGACAACTATACACTTCACCATTTAAATAACAATTAGGCTATATTTACAGTAAAAAATTAAATTATTTTCACAATAATTCAAATTATTTAGCAATAATTTGAAATATTTTCAAAATTAAAAAATCAGTGGTGATTTAAGTATCTTTTTGAACATATTAACAACGTAACACTCACATCATATTAACCATAATAGTTTGATATTATATTCTTAATATAATATAGATAAATACGCAAAATATAAAAAATAAAAGTAAATCTACAATTACACCCTAAAACAGAGGCGCTAGTACAATTGTCACTTATCTTTTTATCCCATCTAACACCATCAAATAtctctactacctattaagacggtaaggggtaggctgccccattccgtgttctgccatttcCATTCCGTCCTCACTGCAAAGCCtattaagacggtaaggggtaggctgccccattccgtgttctgccatttcCATTCCGTCCTCACTGCAAAGCCCATTCTCATTCCCAGCtgcctgtctttctcattccccctccctgcAAAGCCCATTCAATTCCCATTCCCAGCtgcctgtctttctcattcccggcccctccctgcaaagcccattcacatttccattcccggctatcacgtgtctttctcattccccctcccacaaagcatattcccattcccacgtgcatcccacgcctagctaaaattaaattaaaaaacagGCTCCAAGTGGATTCGAACCCGCGACCTCTCAAATAAATGTGTTTGTAGCTactactacaccacatgtgtgtttatgtctacatctattatagtaaaaacatataatacatctctcccgaagctcacctgctacccttgcacaatgtgtagtagtagataagtatcactgagattattaaattatatttttggattgatggagtagtatttaaagaagagtcttgcatgcaatttcttttgtttgaataatgttttcaacttaaatattttttttgcatgtgtaacatttattttccgtaatatttttccatggatctaacttataaatcattttcataaaccaatgtcaaagatgaatccatgtttcttacttggaaacccgaacaaacaccactagcacgaggcgctcgcgttggcgtcgctcaccgacgacgagaagaaacttggcgactgccagttcgacctctggaagcagtcctacatggcccatgcgccgctgtgtacggcaagctccggcgcagccgccgcttggacgtggtccagagcggctgcaccgcgctgttcatcgtcaaacatggggacctcatggtcgtcgccaatgtcgacgactctcgggttgttctgggcatcgcaacctacgacgacgccatcacgccgtctagctcatcatccacctgaagcctaacctgccacgtaagtcgctactgaccgaccatgaattcttgtgcgctggaatgacgaccattgttgttgttgtgtgagtgtcctcgaacaagatgtatgtagaggagtagcacatccggtggtgcaacaaccaggtgtactacctcgctgatgagcccggggtgcacttcatttggcagcccagccaagagtgatcggtactcaccatatcgcgcgcgttcgacgactattatatcaaggattgtggcgtcatctcgacaccggaggtgagtagaggtggaccgacaacaatgaccactcgccatcgtcggggtaccttttgtgccggcctgcctttaattctcttcgcaaacacacacttgcattttttgtttaagcaagcgtgtatggtggtgcgtgcctgatgactaacgatgtacgacggaacttctaccggcaggtgtggcacgtgctctccaataatgagacaatgcaaatcatgacatatatcgaagtctgcatgatactgatggttgcaatgtagtagtgaaacaactaaattaaaataacaaaatttatgtatggctaggatcacaaatggattatgaaatattttcttataacaatataagacacattttgtatataagttatcatggtattatatgttcccgttgcaacgcacgggtactgacCTAGTAACTAATGGAGAGTAGAGACACATACCAGTTTTGTTTTGTAAAATTAGGAACAAACACGCAAAGTCTAAAAAAATCACATCCAAATTAGGGGTATTGCTCATAAATAAATCTAGCCAAAAGACTCAGCGTGATCTATCGTGGAAAGAGTTTTTTGCTATTATAATATTGATTTTGGGGGCTTCTCTCCTTTAGTACTCTCAATTTGATCTTCTCTGTAATAGTATTTATAAGTTGATTCATCCTTCAAAATAGTACTCCAACCTCTTTTAatcattttcttttttatttctcACCATTGACCATATTGCGTCTCTCTATTTTCTTCTCTCCTTGCTCCCCATCGCCGGCTCGACTCCTCTCTCTTCTCACGTACAGCATCGCACCGACGGCAAAAAAAAACATTGCAGCAGCACGCCGACGCTGCTGGATGGTGACCGTGCGGCCAACTGCCACCCCTTGCTACGGTCTGAACCACCAGACAGAAGATAGCAGTGTTGCTCACCGTCTTGCACTCCAGCGTCTCTGCCTGGATTATTTGTGTTTCTGTTATTTGTATAGCTGCGAGGGTAATGATAGCAGGGCCGGGCAAAGGGATGTGCGAGCTGTGCGCTCGCACAGGGCCTCCAAAACTTGAGGGCCTCAAAAATTAGTAGATATATATATTCTAGTTTTATAATCTTCTACACATGTTAATATATAGCACATATTTTTCTCCCTACCATACCGCTGCGCTGAAGCGAAACTATCAAGCGCTCCACTAAAGAATAAATCTTCATAGAATCTTAACATATCTGTCCGCGTGAATGAAGTTCTCTAAATTAAAGCTACTAAATTCATATTTGTGTTCTACTATGATAAAAACGTATTATTTAGCCACAATAGCACTTGAGAGTGAAGCTTTGGAGAAGATCGAATATAAGCATATTATATAAATTTTCTTTAAAACTCACCAAAAGAACGATGTTAttcaaataaaatagaaatgtttTTTTAGATATTCTATTGCAATATATATTACTGTAACTTGCAGATTATTATTACTGGtttttaataaaaatatatattacTGCTTTAGATTTGGTACAGAGCCTCAAATTTCTCTGGCCCGGCCCTGAATGATAGAGTCAACTTATGTTCTGAGAAATTAAAAATGAAAATAAAAATGATTGAAAATGGTTAGAATACTATTTTGAAGGATGAATCAACTTGTAGATACTATTACAGAGATGACTAAAATGAGAGTACTAAAAGAGAGAAGCCTATTGAAATCAGTACTATAATAACAAATAACTCTCGTGGAAATGGAGCTTCGCCTTGCACGGGTCTTCTTCCAGAACAAAAAGGTGTCCCGAGTCCCGATACGGAAGGCATCCATTCCCCACAGTCATTGGAGTCTTCTCTTCGGCCTCCCGCTAACCGCCATCCGATCCACCAGACCACCACACCGAGCCCCGAGCCCACTAACTCCCAATCCATCGCATCGCCATCCCTGCTGCCATGGCTGTGCCTCCGCGGTGGGCGAACCTCAACATCGACCTGGTGACGGAGATCATGAACCGCGTCCCGTGCGCAATCGACCGCACGCGGATGGCCGCCGTCTGTCAGGCGTGGCTCGCGGCGGTCGCGCGGGCAGAGCGTCTGACATTTCAGCTCCCGTCGCTCCTCTTCCCGCCCGCGGACGCGAATGACGTCTACTGCTACCTCAGCGGTTGCCGCGAACACAACATGTTGGCCGGGCCCCGCTACTTCGGATCGTACGACGACGGCTGGTTCTTCGTCGCCTACGGCCACACTTGCGGGCATCGGCTGCTCAACATCCGCACCGGAGATTCCCACGCGCTACCCGACATCCTCGTGGATCACGTCGCTCACGAAATACACAGCATGGTCATCCTCGCCGCCGCCATCTCGTGCCCGCCTGAGTTCGCGCCATGCGCCGCGGGCATCGTCAGCTACCAGCCGGAGCTCGACGCGCCGCGCCGACGCCACTTGGCGTTCTGGCGCCAAGGGGATGAGGTGGCCGTCTGCAACGTTTTGCCCGGCGCGCCAGTTGGGCCGGGCTGGGAACCGGAGGACGTCGTGTACTACCGGCGCAACTTCCTTTTCCTCACCCAAGGTGGGCATATCCTCGTGTGCAACCCGTTATATGAAAATGATGATAGTGGGAATATCCTGCTAGTGCCGTGGAAGTTAATGCCCTTCCCGGAATGGAGCTTCTTCCGTGATTGCATGTGGGAATATCCTGGTAGTGCGGTCGTCCGCGCTTGCTACCTTGTGGAATCCCGCGCGTCACTGGATATGGTCGTCAGGCTCGCTGCCCATCATCACGCGCCGACGTCGTCGTTCAAGGTGTTCTACATGGACCCTATCGATATCATCGAGCCAGGCGATGACGACGAGGAGGCTGATGAGTACCTTAGGACCTGGAACTGGTTCGGGGAAAATGCATGGGGGGGCCGGATGCTGTTCGTGGGGCGAGGATGCTCCAAGTCCTACGAGGTACGTGAGTACCCTGGGTTGAAGGACGGCATCTTCTTCTTGGATGATCGGAGCTTCTACGACGCCGAGATGATGTTCGGCAGAGTCAATGAGAGGCAGTACCCCTGTAGCGACATCGGCAGGTGGTCGCCGCCGGAAGGGCCGCTGCCTTCCCACGTCGAACTCTACTTCCCGGAGCGGGTTCCATCTTACAATTCTCCTCCGGCTTGGCTTCTCCATTGAGACGACGGTAGGTTTGTAGCTACGAAATCCATTGAGACGACGGTAGGTAACGGTTGTTTCTGTTGACAGTGAAACAGTAGCTGAAAATGTATGTAACTCTTATCAGTTTACATACATATATGTGCTAGGTTCACAATGCAGGAATTAACGGGGAATAGCCTCTGTAACAAGAAACTAATGCAGATGAGTATCTCTGTTCTTAACGTTGACGCTCTAAGCAGAAATGCAGAATCTTTAGGGTTTGTTCGATTGCGTCTAGATCGAAAAGGATTTAGGCCTTGTTTAGTTGCAAGAGGATTAGAGGGGGATTAAATCTCtttctattcaaaattgaataggaaGCGATttgatcccctccaatcccctcaaTCCGTCCCTAACCGAACAAACCCTTAGGGCAAGAATAACGGGACATTTGGAGGGGCTAAAATCCTCTTGTTATTCAATTTAAATAACAAGGGATTTTAGTTCCTCCAACCCTCTCCAGGATCCTTGCTCTCAAACAAGTCCTTAAGGAAATGGAGTGGATCTTTGGGAAGAAAAtctcttgctattcaaaattgaatagcaaGAGATTCTTTGCATATGGACCCCCTCCACTTCTCTGGTCACCAAATCAGTCAAAAAGGCTGGTTTGGTGGACAGTGAAATGGAGGGGATCCATGGGGAGGAATCCCCTcgatattcaattttgaatagcggGGAGATTCTTTCCCCTAGATCATCTCTATTTCTCTATCCACCAAACCAGTCCTTAAGGGGATTAAATCTCTCCATAGTCAAAATTTAATAGAAGGGTATTTCCCCCTCGATTCCCTTTGATACAGAtgcaaccgaacaaggccttagggggtgtttggtttcaccaaactaaagtttagtctctcTCATATTAAATGTTTAAATGACAATTATGAGTCTTAAATCTCTACTCCTATTAAGAGTTGACAAGGGTATGTCCATAGGCGGGGCGTGGGCTTTAGAAGGGACATGAGTGTGTGGGATGGTTTGTTTGGTGTACTTAGTTTAGTTTAAATTTGTGGGTTTAAGGGGTAGTAGAGATTATTTAAATTTAAAAAATTAAAACTATTCAAATTGATATAAAATACAGCTCCACACCGGAGTTGTAACCTGGAGCTATTCTAAACACCCTCTTATATAAGTATTGATCAGCTGAAACGATTTCTAGATGCAAGAAAAATTAGAGGCCAAGAAGGATGGGAATCTCTTTTGAGCAAGGTAAATTGTTTCTGTCATAAGCATGATATTTGAGTGATGAACATGGAAAATGACTATGTTAATCCAAAGAAGTCAATACAAAGGACTGGTATAAACAATGAGCATCATTATCGAGTCGGTTGTTTCTTTGTTGTCCTTGACCTATTAGGAGAAGAGTTTAATAACAGATTCAATGAGGTAAATTCTGAGTTGCTCCTGTGTATGTCTGCTCTAAGCCCATGTGATTTGTTCtctcattttgataaggaaaaaTTGATTGTCCTAGCAAAATTCTATCCAGATGAATTTGATCACAATGATATAGCAACTCTTGAGTGCCAACTTGGCCTATACATTGATAATGTCTTGCATGAGGTTTGCTGATTTGTGAAGCATAAGTGATTTAGCTAAATTGATGGTGGACACAAGAAAACACCTTTGTTATCCTTTAGTGTATCGGCTTCTAAAGCTAGCACTAACTCTCCCTATCGCCACAACAACTGTTGAGAGAAGTTTTTCTGCTATGAAGATTGTGAAAAGTGCATAACGTAACAAAATTGGTGATGAATATTTGAGCGTTGGTCTCATTTGCTATGTTGAAAAGGAACATCTGGACACTGTTTCTAATGAAACAATTGTCGATCGTTTCCACAAGATGCAAGGTCGTTGTGGGGCTGAGAATTGAAATCAATTGTAAGTTGAATGCCC from Zea mays cultivar B73 chromosome 6, Zm-B73-REFERENCE-NAM-5.0, whole genome shotgun sequence harbors:
- the LOC100278580 gene encoding uncharacterized protein LOC100278580 (The RefSeq protein has 3 substitutions compared to this genomic sequence), with protein sequence MAVPPRWANLNIDLVTEIMNRVPCAIDRTRMAAVCQAWLAAVARAERLTFQLPSLLFPPADANDVYCYLSGCREHNMLAGPRYFGSYDDGWFFVAYGHTCGHRLLNIRTGDSHALPDILVDHVAHEIHSMVILAAAISCPPEFAPCAAGIVSYQPELDAPRRRHLAFWRQGDEVAVCNVLPGAPVGPGWEPEDVVYYRRNFLFLTQGGHILVCNPLYENDDSGNILLVPWKLMPFPEWSFFRDCMWEYPGSAVVRACYLVESRASLDMVVRLAAHDHAPTSSFKVFYMDPIDIIEPGDDDEEADEYLRTWNWFGENAWGGRMLFVGRGCSRSYEVREYPGLKDGIFFLDDRSFYDDEMMFGRVNERQYPCSDIGRWSPPEGPLPSHVELYFPERVPSYNSPPAWLLH